DNA from Solenopsis invicta isolate M01_SB chromosome 4, UNIL_Sinv_3.0, whole genome shotgun sequence:
AGTTAGGTCTGATATATGCTCAACGAAGTTCCTACGAGGAAGCTAAAAATTTTCTGAAGCAAGCGGAAAGCTTGTACGTCACGTTTACAGAAGACGTTAAACTCGATCCTGTTCACATGGTGACCATTATGGGCATTGAGGAAATCGAGGGAGATCTGTGCGCCAAAAGTATTCTCGAGAAGCTTCACACGCTAACTCTGTATTACTTGGCGCAGGTCTGCCGCGAACTGGACGACAAGTGCAGCTTCGCTCTGTATTGTCACAGAACGCTGAGTAAGCAGTTGAGTCAAAATAAGATAACACAGGATCTGGATTACGTCGATTGGGCGTTAAACGCCGCGACGATATCTCAGTACTTCATAGAGCAAGACAAATTTCCGCAAGCGAGACATCATCTAGCCGCGGCGTCCTGCATACTTgagaaatattcagaaatattgaaggCGAAAGGCACTAGGGAAACTAGTGAGAGTATTGCCGCGGAATACGAGAATTACGATCACAGATCAGCGAGTATCGCTAGATGCTGGGCGAAGTACGGTATCGCTCTCCTGGGAGCGTCCAAAGAGAGATTGCTGAAGAAGGCCGAGCAGGAAGATCACGCTTCAAAGCCTGCGAAACTTTCCAACGAGGTCTGCAAATATCCGCAAACCGAGATCATGGAGGACCCGAGATTCGTAGACCTAGAACCGGAATTAGAATCGATTACTAATGAAATCACGGACATGTATCTGTTGGATTTTAACGACGCCAGACCAGTGTTCCTGAACGTTCGGAAGTGGTTGGACAAAGCGAAGGAGTATTATACCTTCGAGAATCACGCATCGGACTACGCCTGGATCGCCCAAGATCTCTCACAGGCGTACAAATACCTAGCGTTCTTTGAGGACAACGAGGACAGGCAGGCGAGAATGCATAAACGGCGGATAGACACTCTGGAGGAGGTGATCGAGGGATTGTGTCCGCGGTTCTACCGAATCGTCTGCCGAGAGATTTGGATAGAGCTCGCAGAAACGTATTCGGAGATCCTGGACTTGAAGATTGATCGTTTGCAAGCGTCCGACGAGAAGCCGACGGTGCAGATGGTGGCGAAGATCGAACGCCTGGCGAGAAGTAGCATAAAGCATTATCAGTCGTATTTGAACTCGTTGGAGATGAGCAAGTCCGAGAGTGGAGTCGAGTCTTTCTCGGACGATCTGCTGTATCCGGCGTTGTACACTTATTTCCATGTGGGAAGATTGTACAACAAGATCATAACTTCCGACGTACAGCAGAAGATAGAGAATATGCAGAACAGTGTCGATGCTTACAGCTTCGTCGTTAACTATTATGACAAGCATCCTGAAAAGCAAGAGAAGTTAGAAAAatacgaatttataaaattatctaaagaaTTCGTTACATTGCTACCACTTACACTAGAAAGATTGAAACAGcaacaaataaatcaataatattatttctttttttcatctcgcatctgaaaaaaaatgtaaaatattttgttatattccTTCTGtgtagtatataaaataaacaataaatttcctATACATTTGCAATCAGCTTatttgtttatatgtatattttaattaaagtatacaatataatattaccatatattaaagatacatttaaaattagaaaagattATTACTTTGTCTTtaatctttttccatttttttataattaaagaacaaaaaaatgaacGCTTATCCATGTTAAAATGgtataactataatatatgtaaattatgttatgtatataaatattatgtataaatattaaatataatatatattatttatataattagatatattattatatataattagatatattacaactataaaaattatataaatgttctcaaaattttctttattatatattatgtaatattttattaaattgtataacttttcacactttgagagagagagagagagagagagagagagagagagagagagagagagagagagagagagagagagagagagagagatccaaTATTATAATCCAGGTAGTaacaacgttgctgcaatgtttcatgctaggtaaattattacatatcttaatttttttttaatatttgcatgCGAAAACATTAACGCAACATTTTGCGTTTGCAGATAAAATTggacaaaaacaaatatttcgtCGCATTGCTACCAGTCACCTTTTCGACTGATAAGATTGATAAAGTTACTTCGGGAGTAGATGTCAGCACGCGTTGCGAGTTTCTTTCTGAACCCGCGGGGGCCGCGGGTCGTCCAGAGCGGAGAGTGCAGTGCAAAGGATTCTCGTCGTCAAGTCTCGCACGGTGGCAGAAGTAAGGTTCGGAGTCGTCGTTGTTGTTCCTCGTGGCTCGTACATTCATCGTGGATGAGAAATGGCGTCCCTAGTTGGTGTTCGGTTGTTGGCGAGGAATGCCGGCTGCCTCAGGAATTCCTTCAGCCGGTTGCGTTGTACAAGCAGTGCGCTCGTTCAGATGCGATGCGAGCAGAGACTGTTGCATAGCGCCGCGCGGACGTGCACGCTCGTCGTGCCTCAGGTAATGTCGACGATGGCAGTGTGGCACCCACGACATCGACCCCTCCGTCGAGCGACTATCGGTCACGGCATGCGTGGTCTCGCGGAACGCGCATTATGTAACTGAAGCGGCCCGAGATACTTGCCCAGTAAACACCAACTAGCAGCAACACAACATcaatgttacaaattaaaattataacgttGACTAATTGTTTTCTATTTAAGATGCATTGATGTTACATTGTGTCCTGCTGTATAAGGTTTTTGTTGGAACACAATTAGAGCTCTAGACTTAATTTCTGATACACTAATGATTGAACAATAATCTTCCTCTGTACAACTCAGATTATACGTTCATGTTATAAATGAGCATAATTGCTGTatgttaaacataaaatattttggtgACTGACAAACTGATGACATTGAACATATTTTACACCCTGATATTTAGCTTTTTACAGTGTTGAATAATGTAACACTGTGTCATCAGTTGGAATACTTTGGGTTGGACACAGTGTTATGCTGTGTCATCTGTGTACCTTGGAAAACTAGTTGCTGTTTGCTGGATCGCTGTAATGCTCAGTGACAGCTTCATCAGAAATCGTAGTAATAGACATGACAGTTCAGTTTGCCAGAGTCATCGACAGattcatttgtttttttataagctTCTTTATCGAATTATACATAACAGATTTTGCATTTAGTTATTGGAAACTGACAGAAATACTCCATTCAATCTGCAacatttatacaaaaagaaagagaaataaagattgactgtaaagaagaaaaaacaaacaatatacttaaatttatgtaaatgtatatatgtacttaGAGTAGGTGTAGATAAAACTGCAGTctaccaaatttaatttttttactcctGATTTACATAGCTTTGTTAAAActgaaacatataaatttatttttgttagtaCGTGCTTAAGATTTGCATAAGTAATTAATAGGAAAATGTGTGAATTTCTAAAATGTACCTGTGATATCAATGAGTGATACGATAATCATGATTctgaatttaaattacaatcatttcataaaatgttataatattaagatgTTTCTTTTGTAAAGAATATCAgcttattgaatttttaatctttgatataGTTTTGCAGTTTCATCTtaaaacatacatatttattttttgttagtatATGCTTAAGATTTGTATAagttattaatagaaaaatgtttgaatttcTAAACATATACCTCCGATATCATTAAACGATACAATAATCATAATCTTAATGATAATCATTATAGTCttgaatttaaattagaaacatttgttaaaatattataaaataaattaagatgtattttttgcaaagtatatttaaatgtaatttaagtttcttcatgaaaaaatttcataaaaatgaacATTTAAACATATGCAAAGAGATCATTTGATGAATGCAGGTAAAATGCAATCGTGGATACTGTCAAGACGTTAAAGCAAAACCGAAATCGATTAAGGATATCGAAGAGCGTGTATTGAAAGCTGTGGCCGCTTATAACGAAGTCATCGCACAGAAGGTTACATGAAAtacaactttctttttttttctgggAAAAATTTTGCAGGGCTTAAGGGACACACGCATCAAGCAGGTGCGCCAGTACAGTGCTAAGGATCCGCTAACCCTTGATATTATCAGTCAGCGGGTGCTCTTGGTTCTGAAACTTTATGACAAAATTGAAAGCACAAAGGTACTCTAGTTAGagatcaatatttttgaaatatttaccaAGACATTCctgtagaaaaataatttgtataaataaaaaacatatttttttttacacacatattttttcatgttaaattataattgttgacAGTTTTATCTgcatgatataattatattgttccTTTTCGTTGCTAATCCTTGCTGAAATGTCTTgagaaatgtttcttaaaaCAAAGAATAGTTGGTTAACACCTCGCTTGATCGTGGCGTCTGCGCACATACTGACATGTGAATATAaatcttctataatttttatttactgcatACATTGATTTGTAATATTCTCTACTatcataaagaaatatataaaagaatatttattattttttatattatgtctgattcaaatttaaatatacaaattttctctttttcttttatttaatttgatttgctTTATCAAAAGGACATGTCAGTTGTGCAGGAAGCCCAGACGTGCGATTGAATCCAAATCTAATGATAACATTGAATCTTTAGTTGAGCCTGGAATCGCATTTTATGGAGGATCTGGGTCTAGATTCCCTGGATCACGTGGAGATCATAATGGCGATGGAGGACGAATTTGGCTTCGAGATTCCAGACATGGACGCGGAGAGGCTACTAAAACCCAAAGATATAGTGCGCTATATCGCAGACAAGGAGGATATATATGAATAACACCTCTTGCATTACTTATGCCCCCACGCGTTTTAGTCCAACATCCGCCGTTATTTCGACTGGAAATAATGGGTCACAGCGTCTTACTTTGCTGTCGCCAttgtttttttctgtatatagaTCACTCATCAttatgtgaataaaaaaaagcgaATTGTTACATCGAAGTTCTCTTATATGTGAGCATCCCAAAGAATTGTAGCATAGCGGCCTGCTTAatattatgtacaatatttgAATAGTGcataatatattgattatattgaGTCTGgtgattatattatatgttgaattatttagaataaaactattgtacaatattattgagcGTTTAAGGAGCCGCTTAAGAAGTATTCATAGAATCTTTAGGTAAAATCTACATAGAACTATAGTTCGTAATTACTGCAGTGTAATACTGCATTCTGACCTTGGTAAAAATTTgtctaaaaattttcatataattatttttcagaatttctgtataagTTTAAAACTTCAATacatttcttagatttttttagaatttctgtataagtttataactttaataaatttcttaaattttttatatgtattgaaacagttaaaaaatattgaggTAATCTgcagcttttttaaaattttttatatacatgaattctgaaatattctaagattttgtagatttataagatttcttattctataatttaaattggtaaaattttatgaaatcttaacaaatttataatattttctttttaattgtaagATAAGTCTTACAATACTTTAGAATTTACATATTTCTGAAAACtattctaatttataaaaatgccgAGAAAGATTTTCACTAAGAGATAAAACagcttttattttgtaataatgctACACGTTTCATACTCGTAAATTCTTCATTATTAAAAACCATTAAATACAGTCATggcgataattaaatttattagtgcaatgcaattttttgttatttttttatatttaaaattatgcataattgtcgaattacaaaataaatgcgAATTCAATTTCAATCGTCTTGACAAGtagaataaattgtaattgttttacGCACTTTAATACAACGGTTGTATTTTCCGTAAGTTTTAGAGTATTTTacctcttttattttatttgttgtgCGATGAACTTTTTCTACGTGTTGATTGGCTGTAAGATAGAGGATTTTGGAGCGCTTGAAGAGCAAGAACGCTCCGAAGAATCGCGCGACGCGCATGTGCGAGAGGTCCTTATTGTGCCCCAGCTGTGCCGGAGAATCGGAGAGGTTGTAATTTTGATACTCGCGTTTCTCTCTCGAGAAAAGCGAATTTCTTCCTAGTTGCgcaatccaatttttttttgtcggcACAATGGCGCTCAGTAGTGCAACAACATCGAAATTGAGGAACAGGGATTGCGCGAATAAAATCAAACACGGCTCGCCTAAGCTGCAGGATGTGCTACGAGAGGTTGGGAgatctatgtttattttttactatcaagatttttctttaaacgtgcattttttcataaatattctcATTCGTGTAGAATATTTTTCGcgcctgtttttttttcctttgcgATTAATTCAAGTATCATAATCTCTGAATAGActtgcgataaaaaaaattatgagaaatgaAAGATTTATGAAGGGTGTAATGTCCAATGTGACATTTTCTACATgaaactttatttcttttttgtcaCACTGTCTGATCTGTTCTTCAGAGATGTCGCCAGAGAATGCGAGAGAAGCGGGATCAATTATTTAACGAGCATAGATTCCGCTTGGATCCTAAATCAAGACATATGCAGGACACATTGACGGAAATAGTACATCAAGAATTTAAGAATCTGACAACATCAGACGGCAAAGGGACATTTAGATTGATTGACGAGCCTCTGACTCAGGAAGAGGCGATTGAACTAGAAAACGAAATTATTCATGAGCAAGGTTTGATCAGCTCTAAAAATTCtcacattttttgaaattttatttgttatatttcacCAGTAACTTGTAATTTGTATTAATGAACGGTAATTACGATAACATAGatttgatagaaaataatattgttatatagaACAATGGATATTCCAAGAATACGAGAAGCTTTTGCAAGATGAGGTTGAATACTTGACGACGTACACCAATGATAACAGAGAGGTATTCTGTCCCATGTGCCAGAAAGCAATACTAACGGAAGAAGATAATTGTGTGAGTTGCCCGGTTTGTGGACTAAAATTGACAGGTCGTACCATGCAGGAAGTGGGACATTTAATCAATAAGAGTGTAAATAACCATGCATTCAGTTGCGTCAAGACGCCGATATTCGTGGTAATGCCTGATAATTGTGATCTCAATTTGTATTTGATATGCCACGACTGTTCCACCTTGGCACAGATTTGTTGATTATTTAACTGGTggtctttaatttttaaaaattaaaaatctgctgaataattaatatacttttacaCAAAGACTTTAAATGCTGTCAATATCAATGTCCAAAGATGgaggtaataataaaataaacatgataattgtaaacaaatataattgtaattataaatttgtattaggACAAGCCTTAATTATTCTGATATTAGgcttttttgtaagaaaatatttataaacttaatttatgcatactttgtttcaatttatataaaatacaataaaaaaagttaccaagttacattaaataatattaattgagaacCTTTCAAATCTCACTTTCAATGCAAaccattttaatataaaagattgtattatattgtgttttaattttgtcttaattttaatataagtaatatcATTCTCggcataatattatttacaataggAGGAACGGTTATGTAAGAAGGTGTAGAGAAAAAATGCATCAGTTTAGATTTCTTCATGTTGTTATAACAGCTGAATAATAACATGTGAATCTTTATGATTATATGATacatattgtacaaaaaaaacatCCCTTCGATGAGTtcacttatattattttatcacttatGCATTGTACATACACGATGTAAGTTGAGTGAGGGCatctatatattgtataaaagaaaaaataacatcCTTTATGCtctaaaacaaaacaaatttaacaGAGCAAAGTATCAATTGACGCAATGAAGGGTCtggatttgaaaaaaattcaacttCTAGAGAATTAAGCATTGTGTTATCTCTTAACATCAGACTATATGTACATCATTTTACATCAACAGAAACACTACAATATGCAGAAGCCCTTTATAGCTTAAGCTATATTCGGTGTTGAAATCTTTTGCAAATGATTTGTACATTATCACATGAATTCCCACATTAAAGATCTCATTTTACATAATGATGTGAACATATAACTTATGAGCAACCCCCTTTTTATCGTTTCCACGcaattataaactatataaagtatatacaCCTCTTACTGGCGtaattgtacaatataatttaattgcggCATATTTAAACGAAGAAGATTATTTGCATCTCTATTTTTCAAGTCACGTTTCCCAGAAATTAATCTTTTCAACTCTTTGTCTTTGCAGTCTAACAGAACGTTTATGGCACTGGTTCTATTACTTTTAACACATTATATTTCATCGTATTACTTCCACCAAGAAATGGTCTaaagctaaaaaaatttatttacagtacgatctatattgttttaatagctacattataaatttctaatcacataatttatgtaaaacatttttcaaaaaaaagtgaaaatattaacataaaagcttaaattatttatccaatttttaatttttatattcttaatcgTTATTAAGCTATTAAGCTGAAAAATACCTCTCAAAATAGTGGAATAatgtttatcataaatgttatgcgtaaaaattgtataatatatagtaaCTTTTCCTTACTGTTACGTTTTATAAATCATTCAGTAAAGACAGAATGTTTTTTTGATCTTGCGTATAGCTTTACAGTAATGAAAGTATCACATACAATTGTGCaaaagaaatgtgaaaaaaaatacaaatgtttttttataaaaaagtaattatctgTAATGATTTGTAATGATTGTGCCACATCAATGACGTACTGTACACCATCAGCATACATACTGTAACTGTAtagtatgcatatatatttttttattgaaatctataaaaatttctatataatttcttatataatttgctattataaattttacagctTTAAcgtgatattgcaataaaaagaGGAATTgcacttaaatttttatttcttcgtcTGCGTTTCGATTACTGATTAACCGAATGTTgcgttttctttttgttttgcatAGACTAACTTAAATTATACGGTAACTATCATCccttacatatatatttaaaccttaaactttttttatacaaacacGCTGTTGAATTCACGCACTTGATCATTGCATGGATCGTCGGCGTTCTGTTCGATTAACTGCCGCAAGCGCTTCTTCAGGAAGGCGAGTTGGGTCCGATAGAATATCAGTGGCAGTACAAAGAGACTTTAGAGAATTCAGAACAGctgaaaatgatattttaatcagCACAATCGTACaaacatttaatgtattatattttatgcgtttcttaatatattatttaaattgtatttttattcttataattaaattatgtatctatttttatattattgtcgCGTATAGAGGTTGACATCTAAagatatattcaatatttcttaaaaaaaaaattacgttctAGAGATTTTcagaataatgttttaaaacaaatcatataaacttattttgtattattagaaGCAATGGAAATGTTTAAGTGTATTCGGATGTCTTTCTTGAATACAAACCTGGTCTGAGATCGACGAGTGAACAATGTTGATCTACCCACACTAATGTACTTCTGTACAAATCCTCAATGTTCGCAGTTGAAACTGAAGCATTGAAGGACAACATCAATGGTTCTAATAATATACTGAACTGATTATTATATTGAGGAAAATAAtcttttggaatttttttatactattgtttGCGGTAGTATACTACAGAGTCAACGCTTTGAGATTCGAAATTGAGTGcgtcgaaaaaagaaaaaaaggatacAATCCAGAATTTCCAGTTTTCTTGCGTGCGCACACGTACGTATTCATCaaacatttctttcattttGCTGGTCCTGTGTCTAGAAACTGGAGCACCCGTTGCAGGAAGCATAGATTGACAATTactataagaataatatatgAAGCATTCAAgactaatttaattataaataattatgcatttaatatatttgtttgtgaATGATATactaaatagatatttttaataacttatttataatgtttctgtaataaaatttagtataatagaaattattaaaataataataaatttataagtataacTTAAATATACCTAATAGACGTATTAAGGCACTCGATTTGATGTTTCAAGCTTTCCATTTCTTCCTTTAACTGATATCTCTCCGCTTTAAGTTGCCGGATATAATCCGCCCCTTTCTGTAGCATCGCAGCTTTGCTCAGTTTCGCGTTGGAATTCTGACTAAGCTGCGGTATCAGACTGTGCAGCAAGTCGAAGCCATTCTTAATGTTATATCTACGCTTTTGTTCCGCATGAATGTGGCCAACTCGCCTCTGCTCTTTATATTGTCCTCTTTCCGATTCATTCTTCAAGTATCCACGAGTGGGCGATAAAGGGCTACCTATGCTCATGGGACTGTGTAGAGGGCTAAGACTTAAACCTTGGGGACTGTGTGCGTTAGAGCTGCTATCCTTTGGTGAACCTATTGGGCTATTGTGGGATTGGTGCGTTTGGTTGTTTGCATTTAAGAGAATCTGTTGGGCTGTGGATGGTTGCATTGTCTGTAAAAGAAATAtcagtaaatattattaatcctACACAAATTAATCCGACTCAACATAGGCCTTTtcacttttatatttgaaattttcgtTGCTCTGAATTTCATTTATTGTTCCTTAGATGACGTATTGATATACCACTCGCTCCCATTATTACTAAATGAGCGTACAATACTTTTAAGTTTTCAGAACAAATgtttgtacttaaaaaaaaaggatataattatctttgagatttcaaaaaatttcaattgatagaaattaattgaacaCACAATACTCataattaaagattaagattatgtatattatatataaattaattgatgtaATACCTGTCGCTGTGGTTGCGTCTGCTGTATATTAGAAGTCTGCATTGTCTGTACAGTCACTGGTGTCGTGATGTGTTGCGCTGTTGTTACTTGCGTTACTTCTATCGTAAAGATACATAAGAATTAATCAATGTGAGAATATCGTTAAACTTTTTGTTTGTTTTCATGTCCAAGATCCGACAATTACGTTTACTTCATTTGACCTTGTCATCATGACAAATagcattgaaataaaaatatagaatagaCAGTCATTAGTCAGCAATGTGACAAGACGTACGAATAATTTGTGAACGCACGATCAAttgtataagttatttaaatcattagtataagatttaattaaatttaattaagattgtataaatatgttgcgtaaatcataattatattcaatggaactgatacaatttttacaattttatactaggataaaattataatgaaaatacgTACTATTAGTGAGTAAATGTGCAAGTAAAACATTGTTATTTAGATTTAGGGCTGGGTCGCTCACTGCAGATACTAGTGGCGGTGGATGTATCCTAGGCGCCGTTAAAGAGGAGCTGCTTCGTGATCTGTTTCTGCTTTTTATTTGATActaaagaagaataaaataattaataattgataattgaaaatatttcgaCCGATATACTCTAATGTTAACTATTcagaaaaatggaaatttatttttttttacttttttttttgacgaTTAGAGTGATTGTCAGTCTATCCTGTACATCAACACGAGTGAGATACTGACCTTGGGTACGGCAAAGATCTCGTCTTTCTCTGTGTTAGACGTCGTTGGTTGAGGTAACAGCTTGGTATGCAAAGTGGATGCGGTAAGGTCTAAACCAGATGGCCTACACTGCAGCAATATTTGTGATTGTGACGATTGTTCCGTCGAAGAAACCGATACCACTTGTTGCGTGGGATGCGTctgaacattaaatatatacattaacttCGTATACTCCGCCATGACGTTCAACAAGCATTATTGTTAGTTTAATTACCTTGAAACTATTGGCGCTAAATTTACATGGTTGAGCATTAAGGTTCTGTACAAGGTTCGGAAACTTATAGCACTGCTGCTGCGGCTGAACAATCTTATAAGGTTTGCTAGACATCGGCGAAGCGGTCGGCAAGGGCCTTATTGCTTGATGCTGAGTCTGCAACTGCGAATTGACGGCTTGCCCGGGGTAATTATGCTGTACCGTCACCAGGTTTTGCACGGCGGTGATCGCCGGTATCCGACTAACCGCCGACTGATCATTCAGCGTCGTGATCTGTACGGATTGCGGTTGGTTTTGCACCGGTGTTAATCGCACCGCCTGAATCTCCATCGCGTAAGACTGCGGCTGCTGCGTTTGGAAGCCTGAATTTTGTTGTTGCACAGTCGTCTGATATATATTCTGCTGacgttgctgctgctgctgctgctgctgggaTTGCTGTATCACGTGACTATTTCTCGACGATGTCGCTCTGCTGCCTCTAGTCTTTTCTCGTATGGATTGATTCGTGATGATGGATGCCTCGAAGTTCGGCTGAAGAGTGTAATCTTCACTCATAACTCTAAATGGAAAACAGAAACATATCCATGAATTTAGATCCGACTAATTGAACCTCGGACTTTGCTCTTTATCTACTTATCCGCAAAGGCGTAATTATTTCGTAATACTCACATGTTATTCCTATACACATTTGTTGCTTCAGGTTGAGGCTGAGTATATATCTTGGCGGTGTACTGGAGATTCTGCATGCTAGCCTCTTGCTCTTCCCGAGGCAGTTGCTGTTGCGAGGTCTGCTCGTTCTTTATCGTCGGATGCTCGCCTATTTCGTTCATCTGGTTAATTGGCGTCATCAAGTCCAAATCGGAATAATTAGTATTTAGAGTGTTATTCCGGAACATATCGTCCTCTTCGGGTACGGGAGGCAATTTTGAGTTTAGGAATTCTTGAATCAAGGTACGTAACATGTAAGAACGTCGTTCGAGAAGCAATTTCATATAAGATCGATGAACGTTACTTATTGTTTACCTTGCAATGGTTCTAGGGTGTCCATGAAATCATCCAGGTTAGGTTGTAAGGGACCCAGACTAGGTTGAATGAAGTCCGCTAGGCTGGCACCTCGTGCTGTCGAATAGtgtatttcacattttatcatgTTCGTAATATTTCTACGAGTAATGGTTCTATTCCCATGATCATTAAGGATCTCTTTTACCAATCTTCGTTAAAGCAAATCGACCGGTCCATTGGAATTGATTAATCGCACTGACTGTTataacaaatgcgattggtcaattccaatgggTTAACTGATTGGTTAACTAAACaaaga
Protein-coding regions in this window:
- the LOC105195529 gene encoding MLX-interacting protein isoform X1; translated protein: MQAELMYRKPSTMTSQGGFHHVGNDNQREKNGGRDSRETIHSGHFMVSDFEAEAQDDEDDLAVPVPDQEEQITKFSIPPGFFHDRFASSLNDKNTSQQLSIETSLNKLFQCMSLAYRQKLTSPKWNRFKGIRLRWKDKIRLNNVIWRCWHMQFILKQNTLVCQFASPLDVDTHNKPEAVVLEGKYWKRKLAAVTAEYKKWRMFYRNKILGWTNKDGTEMMESMDMLDWGGMYGTTGSFGTGTGNAFGNASGASGGESMMVDEDYMELMTDTLFSTISSNQPLYFPDPREIARGASLADFIQPSLGPLQPNLDDFMDTLEPLQEFLNSKLPPVPEEDDMFRNNTLNTNYSDLDLMTPINQMNEIGEHPTIKNEQTSQQQLPREEQEASMQNLQYTAKIYTQPQPEATNVYRNNIVMSEDYTLQPNFEASIITNQSIREKTRGSRATSSRNSHVIQQSQQQQQQQQRQQNIYQTTVQQQNSGFQTQQPQSYAMEIQAVRLTPVQNQPQSVQITTLNDQSAVSRIPAITAVQNLVTVQHNYPGQAVNSQLQTQHQAIRPLPTASPMSSKPYKIVQPQQQCYKFPNLVQNLNAQPCKFSANSFKTHPTQQVVSVSSTEQSSQSQILLQCRPSGLDLTASTLHTKLLPQPTTSNTEKDEIFAVPKYQIKSRNRSRSSSSLTAPRIHPPPLVSAVSDPALNLNNNVLLAHLLTNKVTQVTTAQHITTPVTVQTMQTSNIQQTQPQRQTMQPSTAQQILLNANNQTHQSHNSPIGSPKDSSSNAHSPQGLSLSPLHSPMSIGSPLSPTRGYLKNESERGQYKEQRRVGHIHAEQKRRYNIKNGFDLLHSLIPQLSQNSNAKLSKAAMLQKGADYIRQLKAERYQLKEEMESLKHQIECLNTSISNCQSMLPATGAPVSRHRTSKMKEMFDEYVRVRTQENWKFWIFSILLEPLMLSFNASVSTANIEDLYRSTLVWVDQHCSLVDLRPAVLNSLKSLCTATDILSDPTRLPEEALAAVNRTERRRSMQ
- the LOC105195529 gene encoding MLX-interacting protein isoform X3, which gives rise to MQFILKQNTLVCQFASPLDVDTHNKPEAVVLEGKYWKRKLAAVTAEYKKWRMFYRNKILGWTNKDGTEMMESMDMLDWGGMYGTTGSFGTGTGNAFGNASGASGGESMMVDEDYMELMTDTLFSTISSNQPLYFPDPREIARGASLADFIQPSLGPLQPNLDDFMDTLEPLQEFLNSKLPPVPEEDDMFRNNTLNTNYSDLDLMTPINQMNEIGEHPTIKNEQTSQQQLPREEQEASMQNLQYTAKIYTQPQPEATNVYRNNIVMSEDYTLQPNFEASIITNQSIREKTRGSRATSSRNSHVIQQSQQQQQQQQRQQNIYQTTVQQQNSGFQTQQPQSYAMEIQAVRLTPVQNQPQSVQITTLNDQSAVSRIPAITAVQNLVTVQHNYPGQAVNSQLQTQHQAIRPLPTASPMSSKPYKIVQPQQQCYKFPNLVQNLNAQPCKFSANSFKTHPTQQVVSVSSTEQSSQSQILLQCRPSGLDLTASTLHTKLLPQPTTSNTEKDEIFAVPKYQIKSRNRSRSSSSLTAPRIHPPPLVSAVSDPALNLNNNVLLAHLLTNKVTQVTTAQHITTPVTVQTMQTSNIQQTQPQRQTMQPSTAQQILLNANNQTHQSHNSPIGSPKDSSSNAHSPQGLSLSPLHSPMSIGSPLSPTRGYLKNESERGQYKEQRRVGHIHAEQKRRYNIKNGFDLLHSLIPQLSQNSNAKLSKAAMLQKGADYIRQLKAERYQLKEEMESLKHQIECLNTSISNCQSMLPATGAPVSRHRTSKMKEMFDEYVRVRTQENWKFWIFSILLEPLMLSFNASVSTANIEDLYRSTLVWVDQHCSLVDLRPAVLNSLKSLCTATDILSDPTRLPEEALAAVNRTERRRSMQ